The stretch of DNA CGGCCTCCTCGTGTGCGGCACGGCCGACTCGATGACCGGGTTCCTCGTCGGGCGGGCCGTGCAGGGGCTGGGCGACGGGCCGATCGGCGTGGCGCTGTGGGTCGTCGTCGCGCAGGAGTACCCGGAGCGGCTGCGTCCGCGTGCGCTCGCCGTCATGACGAGCGCCTGGACCGTGCCGGCCGTGGTGGGACCGGCCGCGGCGGCACTCCTCACGCACGTCGCCGGCTGGCGGGCGGTCTTCCTGCTCGGCCCGGTGCTCGCCGCCGCGAGCCTCGTCGTGGCGTGGCAGGCCCTCGGCGGCGATCGGGCGCACGGACGACGGTCGGACGATGCAATTACGGTCACGTCGTCGCCGCTCGCCGCGGTGGCGGCGACCGCGGCGGTCCTGCTCGTGTCGGTCGCGGGCCAGCGATCGGTCGCCGCGTGGCCCTGGCTGCTCGCCGCCGCGCTCGTGGTGCTGGTGGTCGCGGTCCGGCACCTGGTGCCGCCCCGCACCTGGACGGGTGGGCGAGGTCTGCCGTCGCTCATGAGCGCGCGGGCGCTCCTCATGTCGTCGTACTTCGGGGCGCAGGTGTACGTGCCGCTCGTCCTGGTGGAGCTGCGTGGCCTGTCCGTCGGGCAGGCCGGTGCGGCGATCTCGGGGACGGCCTTCACCTGGTGGCTGGGCGCGACCGCCGTGTCGCGACCCGAGCGGCTGGGCGCGGCGCTGGACCGCCCGCTCCGCCGTGCTCTCCTGGGTGGCCTGTCGATCGCGGCCGGTCTCTCGGCGGTGCTCCTGGCGCTGGTGCCGGCCGTTCCCGTGGTGCTCGTGGCCGCGGTGTGGCTGGTGGGCGGCTTCGGCATGGGCGTGCTGTCGTCGACGGTCGTCACCGAGATGCTCGGGAGGTGCGCCCCGGGCGAGGAGGCGGCGACGAGCGCGGCGATGGAGTCGAACGACTCGATCGCCGAGTCGGTCGCCCTGGCGCTCGGTGCCGCCGTGTTCGCAGGCTTGCTCACCCACGGCCTCGGGACGGCCGTGCTCGTGGCCTTCGCCGTCCCCGCGGTCGGGGTCACGCTCGGCCTGCTGCTCCTCGGCCGCGGGTTCGCCCGCTGACCGGGCGGCCGGCCTCGGGTGTCTCGGCGTGGCGGACTGCGAGCGGGCACGCCCGACGACGCCGATAGGCTGTCGCCCGTGAACACCGCCGCGCCGTCCGACCGACCCCTCAAGGTCGCCCTGCTGGGCTGCGGCGTCGTGGGGTCGGAGGTGGCCCGCCTGCTGACCCGCGACGGCGACGAGCTGGCGCGTCGGATCGGCGCCCCGATCGAGCTCGTCGGCATCGCCGTGCGCCGTCTCGGCCGTGCGCGCGACCTCGACCTCCCGGCCGAGCTGTTCACCACCGACGCGCACGCGCTGGTCGCCCGCGGCGACCTCGACGTCGTCGTGGAGGTCATCGGCGGCATCGAGCCGGCGCGCGAGCTGATCCTCGCCGCCCTGGAGCACGGTGCCTCCGTCGTCACGGCCAACAAGGCGCTCCTCGCCGAGGACGGCGCCCACCTGTTCGAGGCCGCCGAGAAGGCCGAGCGCGACATCGCCTTCGAGGCGGCGGTGGCCGGCGCCATCCCGATCATCCGCCCGCTCCAGGAGTCGCTGGCGGGTGACGCCGTGCAGCGGGTGCTCGGCATCGTCAACGGGACCACCAACTTCATCCTCGACGCCATGACCACGACGGGCGCCGGCTTCTCCGACGCGCTCGACGAGGCCCAGCGCCTCGGGTACGCGGAGGCCGACCCCACGGCCGACGTCGAGGGCTTCGACGCCGCCGCCAAGGCCGCGATCATCGCGTCGCTCGCGTTCCACACCCGCGTGACCATCGGCGACGTGCACCGCGAGGGCATCACCGACGTCACCGCCGCCGACGTCCGCTCGGCCGACGAGATGGGCTGCGTCGTCAAGCTGCTCGCGATCTGCGAGAAGATCAGCACGCCCGACGGCGATGCCGTGTCGGCTCGCGTCCACCCCGCCATGATCGCGAAGAGCCACCCGCTCGCCAGCGTCCGCGGCGCGTTCAACGCCGTGTTCGTCGAGAGCGAGTCGGCCGGTCAGCTCATGTTCTACGGTCCGGGCGCCGGGGGCGCGCCCACGGCGAGCGCCGTGCTCGGCGACCTCGTCTCGGTCGCCCGTAACCGCCGCCAGGACGTGCACGGACCCGGTGACACCGCGCACGCGGACCTCGACGTGCTCGACGTCGGCCGCGCCCGTACCCGCTACCACGTGTCGATCGACGTCGACGACCGCGCGGGCGTGCTCGCGTCGGTCGCCGACGCCTTCGCGCAGTACGACGTGTCGATCAAGACGGTCCGCCAGGAGGGCCACGGCTCCGACGCCCAGCTCGTCATCGTGACGCACGAGGCCGACGACGCCGCGCTCGCCGCGACCGTCGAGGTGGTGCGCGCGCTCGACATGGTGCGCGACGTGTCGTCGGTCATGCGGGTCGAAGGCCTCAACTGATGAAGGAGTTCCGCTGATGGCGCAGCCGTGGCGTGGTGTGCTCGAGGAGTACCGCGAGTGGCTCCCGGTCGACGAGGACACCCCGGTGATCTCGCTGGGCGAGGGCGGCACGCCGCTCGTCCACTCGGCCTGGCTGTCCTCGGTCGTCCAGGGCGACGTCTGGCTCAAGGTCGAGGGCGACAACCCGACGGGCTCCTTCAAGGACCGCGGCATGACGGCGGCCATCTCCGTGGCCGTCGGCGAGGGCGCGAAGGCCGTGGTGTGCGCGTCGACGGGCAACACGTCGGCGTCGATGACCGCCTACGCCGCTCGTGCCGGGCTCACCCCGATCGTGCTCGTCCCGCACGGCAAGATCGCGACCGGCAAGATGGCCCAGGCCGTCATGCACGGCGCGGAGGTCATCCAGGTGCGGGGCGGCTTCGACGAGTGCCTCCAGCTGTCGCGGGCCCTGGCCGACGAGTACCCGGTCGCGCTCGTGAACTCGGTCAACCCGGTGCGGCTCCAGGGCCAGAAGACCGCGGCGTTCGAGATCGTCGACGTCCTCGGCGACGCCCCCGACGTGCACGTGCTCCCGGTCGGCAACGCCGGCAACATCTCCGCCTACTGGATGGGCTACCGCGAGTACGCCGACGCCGGTCTCGCCACGCACCGTCCGCGGATGTGGGGCTTCCAGGCCGCCGGCGCCGCGCCGCTCGTCCGTGGCGAGGCCGTGGCGCGTCCCGAGACGGTCGCCACGGCGATCCGCATCGGCAACCCGGCGTCGTGGCAGCTGGCCATCGAGGCGCGCGACACGTCCGGCGGCCGCATCGACGCCGTCACCGACGAGCAGATCCTCGACGCGCAGCGTCGCCTGGGTGCCCACGACGGCGTGTTCGTCGAGCCCGGGTCCGCGGCGGGGGTCGCGGGCCTCCTGGCCGCCGCCGAGGCGGGCGAGGTCGACCCGGGTCTGCGCATCGCCGTGACCGTGACGGGCCACGGCCTGAAGGACGTCGAGACGGCGCTGTCGGGCGTGGAGTCCGTGGTCGACTCCGTCATCGACGCCGACGTGCACGACGCCGCGGCCGCCGCCGGCCTGGCCTGAGCGGCGCCGTCGTGGTCGACCAGCCGTTCCGCCGCGGGCCCGTGACGGTCCGCACGCCCGCCAGCAGCGCCAACCTCGGTCCGGGGTTCGACGCCCTCGGGCTCGCGCTCGACGTGCACGACGAGCTGACCGCCGAGGTCGTCCCCGGCGACGGTCTCGAGGTCGTCGTGGAGGGCGAGGCCGCCGACGAGGTGCCGCGCGACGAGCGCCACCTCGTGGTCCGTTCGCTCGACGCCGCCCTCGACCTCATGGGCGTGCGACGTCCGGGGTTGCGGCTCACGTGCCGCAACGTGGTGCCGCACGGGCGGGGGATGGGCTCGTCGTCGGCCGCGATCGTCGGCGGCATCGTGCTCGCGAAGGCACTCGTCGACGGTGTGGAGCCGCTCGACGACCGGGCGACGCTGCAGCTCGCCCAGGACATCGAGGGTCACCCCGACAACGTCGCCGCAGCCCTCCTCGGCGGCCTGACGATCGCGTGGATCGACGGCTTCGCCGCCGAGGCGGTCCGCCTCGACGTCACCGTCCCGCTGACCCTCTTCGTGCCGCCGGAGCCGGTCTCGACCGAGGCCGCGCGCGGCCTGCTCCCCGACGTGGTCAGCCACGCCGACGCCGCGACGAACGCCGGCCGTGCCGCGCTGCTCGTGGCGGCGCTGACGCAGGCGCCCGAGCGGCTCGCGTCGGCCACGGAGGACCTCCTGCACCAGCAGTACCGCGCCGGCGCGATGCCGGACTCCTACCGCCTGGTCCGCAGCCTGCGCGTCGACGGCGTGCCGGCGGTCATCTCCGGTGCCGGGCCCACGGTGCTCGCCTTCGCCCGGGGTGTCACGGACGCCGTCCCCGACGGCTGGAGGGTGCTCGAGGTCGACGTCGCCGACCGCGGTGCCCACGTCGTCCCGACGTCCTGAACGACGGCCCTGACCGCGCTCGTCGGGGGCGGATCGAGCGGCCGAGGGCACTGCTAGAGTGACGGACGTCGGTGTGGATCCCGTTCCCCGACACGTGTACGTCCGCCCGCCGTCGGCGGGTGGCCACGGTGCCCCGGTCTTCGCCGGAGGGCCTGTGGCGCCCCCTCCCACCCAGGAAGCATCCTCGTGACCGACACCCCCACTGACCAGTCTGCGTCCCCGTCGGCGGAGCCGGCCTCCGCCGCCCCCGCCAAGCCCGCCCGTCGCTCGGGCGGCGCGCTCGGGGGCAAGGTCCTCGCCGAGCTGCGCGAGATCGCGTCCGGCCTCGGCATCAGCGACGCCGGCAAGCTGCGCAAGGGCGAGCTGATCGACGCCATCAAGGCCGCCCGTGGCGAGAGCGCCCCGAGCGCCGTCCAGGCCGCCCCCGCCCAGCAGGCACCCCAGCAGGTCGAGCCGACCGCGCCGGAGAAGGCCCAGGGCGCGAAGCCCCAGGTCGAGAAGGACGAGAAGCCCCAGGGCGCACCTGCTGCCGAGGAGCAGGCGCGCGAGACCCCGCGCGGCCGCGGACGTCGCGCCCAGGGCGCCCCGTCGCAGGACGGCCAGCCCCAGGACGCCCAGGGCAAGGACGCCCAGGGCAAGGACGAGCAGAACCGCGGCCAGGGCAAGGGCCAGGGCCCGAAGAACGGCAACCAGCGCACCAAGAACGACGGGCAGCGCGACGGCCAGAAGAACGCTGAGCAGCAGAAGAACACCGAGAACCAGAAGAACGGCGACGGTCAGAAGAACGACGACCAGCGCCGCGGCGACCAGCAGCGCAAGGGCGACCAGCAGGGCGGCCAGGACGCCCCGCAGAAGAACGGCCAGCGCGGCGTCGACCCGCAGGCGGCCGACGACGACGAGGCCGGCGGACGTCGTCGCAACCGTCGCGGTCGCAACCGCGGCGGCCGCGGTGCCGACGGCGAGCCCACCTACACCGAGGACGACGTGCTGGTCCCCGCGGCCGGCATCCTCGACATCCTCGACAACTACGCCTTCGTGCGCACCACCGGCTACCTGCCGAGCGAGAACGACGTGTACGTCTCGCTGTCCATGGTCCGCAAGTGGGGTCTGCGCAAGGGCGACGCGGTCACCGGCCAGGTGCGCCAGCCGCGCGAAGGCGAGCGCAAGGAGAAGTTCAACCCGATGGTGCGGGTCGACACCGTCAACGGGACGCCGCTGGAGGAGGCGCGCGGCCGCATCGAGTTCTCCTCCATGACGCCCGTGCACCCCGAGGAGCGTCTGGTCCTCGAGACCGACCCGACGGTCGTGACCACCCGCCTCATCGACCTGTTCGCGCCCGTGGGCAAGGGACAGCGTCAGCTGGTCGTCTCGGAGCAGCGTGGTGGACGCTCGGCCCTCGTGCGCACCGTCGCCGACGCGCTGACGGCCAACAACCCCGAGTGCCACCTCATGGTCGTCCTGATCGACGAGCGCCCCGAGGAGGTCACGGAGCTGCAGCGCTCGGTCAAGGGCGAGGTCATCGCCTCGACCTTCGACCGTCCGGCCGCCGACCACACGACGGTGGCCGAGCTCGCCATCGAGCGTGCGAAGCGTCTGGTCGAGCTGGGTCACGACGTCGTCGTCCTGCTCGACTCCCTCACGCGGCTCGGCCGGGCCTACCACCAGGCGTCCACGGCCTCGAGCCGGATGGCCGGCGCGGTCGACGCGGCCGCCCTGCACCCGGTCAAGACGTTCTTCGGCGCGGCGCGCAACGCCGAGGACGGCGGCTCGCTGACGATCCTCGCGACGGCGCTGGCGGGCACGTCGTCCGTGGTCGACGAGGCCGTGCTGGAGGAGATCGACGGCGCCGCCAACAGCGTGCTGCGCCTGCAGGTCGACGAGAACCAGCAGGTCTTCCCGGCCGTCGACATCGCCGGCTCGCGCACCAACCACGAGGAGCTGCTGCTCGACGAGCAGGAGCTCGACATCCTCGTCGCCACGCGCCGGGCCCTGGTCGGGCGCAGCCCGCAGCAGGTCCTCGACACGGTCGTCGGGCGGCTGGAGAAGACCGGCAGCAACGCCGAGCTGCTCCTCGCGCTCCAGCGCAGCCCCCTGGCCTGAGCACGCCCCGACGGGCCCGCCGACCACGGTCGGCGGGCCCGTCGTGCGTGCCACGGACGGCCGGCGCGGCCCGCGCGCTGGTCTGCGACGGGTGGACCGCGTCCCTAGGATGGCGACGTGACCACTGCCTACGACTTCACCGCCACGACCATCGACGGCGCTCCGCGGGACCTCTCCGACTACCGGGGGAAGGTCCTGCTCGTCGTGAACACCGCCACGCAGTGCGGCTTCACCCCGCAGCTGACGGGCCTGGAGGAGCTGTACAGCCGGTACGCCGACCGCGGCCTCGTGGTCCTCGGCTTCCCGTGCGACCAGTTCGGCCACCAGAACCCCGACTCCGACGAGGACACGGCCGCCTTCTGCCAGAAGAACTACGGCGTGAGCTTCCCGATGTTCTCCCAGGTCGACGTCAACGGCGACGACGCGCACCCGCTGTACCGTTGGCTGCGCTCGGAGAAGGGCGGGGTGCTCGGCAGCAAGATCAAGTGGAACTTCACCAAGTTCCTGGTCGACTCCGAGGGCAACGTCGTGAAGCGCTACGGCTCGACGACGAAGCCCGAGAAGATCGCCGACGACGTCGAGGCGCTGCTGCCGGCCTGACCTCGTAGCGCGGCTGCTGCCTGGGGAACAACCGAGGGGCGGTGGCGGTTGTACGAGGTGCCCCTGGCACAATCGATCCCCGGTCCTGGTTCACGGTCCGCACCCGCGGCCCGACCCAGCACCACGAGAGGACACCATGAAGCGCGACATCCACCCCGAGTACGTCGAGACCCAGGTCACCTGCACCTGTGGCAACTCGTTCACCACCCGCAGCACCGCCACGGAGGGCACCCTCCGCGCCGACGTGTGCTCGGCCTGCCACCCGTTCTACACGGGCAAGCAGAAGATCCTCGACACCGGCGGCCGCGTGGCCCGGTTCGAGAAGCGCTACGGCAAGAAGTAGCTCCTCTCCGACGCCGACCCGATCCCTCGCGGACGGGTCGGCGTCGTCGTACGTCCGGGCGCGGTGCGCCGGCGAGACCGTGGGCGCGAGGTAGCAGAGAGGACCAGCATGTTCGAGGCCGTCGAGGCGCTGCTGTCCGAGCACGCCGAGCTCGAGCGACAGATGTCGGACCCTGCGACGCACGCCGACCCGGCGCGGGCCAAGAAGGTCGGGCGCCGCTACGCCGAGCTCGGTGCGGTCGTGCGTACCTACCGCGCCTGGCAGCAGTCCGGTGACGACCTCGAGGCCGCCCGTGAGCTCGAGCTGGTCGAGGACGCGGCCGAGCTGGCCGCCCAGCGCGCGGAGCTGGAGGAGCGGCTGCAGCGGCTGCTCGTGCCGCGCGACCCCGCCGACGACAAGGACGTCATCCTCGAGGTGAAGGGCGGCGAGGGCGGCGAGGAGTCGGCGCTGTTCGCCGGCGACCTGCTGCGCATGTACACGCGCTTCGCCGAGACGAAGGGCTGGCGGGTCGAGATCATCGACGCCACCGAGTCGGCGCTCGGGGGCTACAAGTCGGTCACGGCCTCGGTGGCGGCGAAGGGCACCCCCGAGCCCGGGCAGGCGCCCTACGCGCTGCTGAAGTTCGAGGGCGGCGTCCACCGCGTGCAGCGTGTCCCCGTCACCGAGTCCCAGGGCCGCATCCACACGTCGGCCGCCGGGGTCCTCGTGCTGCCCGAGGCCGAGGACGTCGACGTCCAGGTCAACGACGCCGACCTGCGCATCGATGTGTTCCGCTCGTCCGGGCCCGGAGGCCAGAGCGTCAACACCACCGACTCGGCCGTGCGCATCACCCATCTCCCGACCGGTCTCGTGGTGAGCTGCCAGAACGAGAAGAGCCAGCTCCAGAACAAGGAGCAGGCGCTGCGCATCCTGCGCTCGCGCCTGCTCGAGGCGGCACAGGCCGCGGCCGACGCCGAGGCGTCCGACGCGCGGCGCTCGCAGATCCGCACGGTCGACCGCTCCGAGCGCGTGCGCACCTACAACTTCCCCGAGAACCGCGTCTCCGACCACCGCACCGGGTTCAAGACCTACAACCTCGACGCCGTCATGGACGGCGCGCTCGACGACGTCATCGGCTCGCTCGTCGACGCCGACCTCGCCGAGCGGCTCGAGACCGCCGACGGGTCCCGCGCATGAGCCGCGTCCGCAGCCAGGCCGAGCGTCTGCTCGAGGAGGCCACGACCACGCTGACGGAGGCCGGCGTCGCCTCGCCGCGGGTCGACGCGGAGCTGCTCCTCGCCCACGTCACCGGCACCCCGCGCGGCATGCTGCTCGGCGCACGCCTCCAGGGTCCGCAGCTGCAGGTCTACCGCGACATGGTCGCGGCGCGCGCCCGGCGCGTCCCGCTGCAGCACCTCACCGGCTCTGCCGGCTTCCGCTACGTCGACCTCGAGGTCGGTCCCGGCGTGTTCGTCCCGCGTCCGGAGACCGAGCTGCTGGCGGGCTGGGCGGTCGAGCAGGCGTCGGCCGTGCTGTCCTCGGGTCGCTCGGCACCGCCCGTGGTCGTCGACCTCTGCACCGGGTCCGGCGCAATAGCGCTGTCCGTCGTGCACGAGGTGCCGCGGGCCCAGGTGCACGCCGTCGAGCTCGACGAGCAGGCGTTCGCGTGGGCGGAGCGCAACCTCGGCGACACGGGCGCCGACCTGCGGCTCGGCGACGCGTTCGAGGCCTTCGCCGACCTCGACGGCACCGTCGACGTCGTGGTGTGCAACCCGCCGTACATCCCGCTCGACGCGTGGGAGAGCGTGGCGCCCGAGGCCCGCGACCACGACCCGTCCCTGGCGCTCTGGTCGGGCGACGACGGGCTCGACGCCATGCGCCGCCTGGAGCGCACGGCGTGGCGCCTGCTGCGACCGGGCGGTGTCGTCGGGGCCGAGCACGCCGATGCGCAGGGGGAGTCGGCCCCCGCCGTGTTCGCCGGCCGGTGGGCCGACGTGCGCGACCACGCGGACCTCGCGGACCGGCCGCGGTACGTCACCGCGCGCCGTCCGTGAGCGGCTCGCCGCGCACGAGTCGGGACCTCCGGCGCGGCGCGGAGCGGGATCGATAGGGTCGCGACATGGTCGCCGAGCTCCTGATCCACGGGGCCGCCTTCGCCTTCGGGGTGGGATCGGCGATCCTCCCGGTGTTCCTCAACGCCGAGGTCTACGTCGTCGCCATGGGCGCGACGATGCAGGACTGGATGCTGTTCTGGGGCGTCATGGCGCTGAGCGTCGGCACGGTCGCGGGCAAGGCGCTCGTGTTCGTGCTGATCCGCGGCGGGTCGCAGCGCTTCCGTCGCGAGGCGCGCCGCTCCGAGCCCCGCTACCGGTTCACGGCCTGGCTGCGGCGGGTCGGCGACCTGCTCCTGACCTGGCTCGACCGCCCGGTGCTCGGCGCGGCCACCGTGCTCCTCTCGTCCCTCCTGGCGGTGCCACCGCTCGCGGTGGTGACGATCCTGGCGCCGCTGTCGCGGCAGCGTCTCTGGGTGTTCCTCACGATGGTCTTCCTCGGTCGGACGGCGCAGTTCCTGGCGCTCGCGTTCCTCGTGCACGGGCTCGACCTGCTGGACGCCGTGCACGACCTGTGGTGACCGCTGGGCCCACCCGCGCCCGCTAGGGTGGCCCGGTGAGGTACGACTGCGCCGACGAGGAGATGCGCCGCACCGGCGTCGACGCCGCCCAGGCGGCACTGGAGGCCGGCGAGCTCGCCGTGCTGCCCACCGACACCGTCTACGGCCTGGCCGCCGACGCGTTCTCGCCCGAGGCCGTCCAGCGCCTGCTGGACGCCAAGGGGCGCACGCGCCAGAAGCCGCCACCGGTCCTGGTCGGGGCGCCGACGACGCTCGAGGCCCTGGTCACCGAGGTGCCGGGATGGCTGCGCTCGATGACCACCGAGCTGTGGCCCGGACCTCTCACGGTGGTGTGCCGGCAGCAGCCGTCTCTCACGTGGGACCTGGGGGAGACCCACCACACCGTCGCGGTGCGCATGCCCGACCACCCCGTCGCGCTCGGTCTGCTCAAGCAGACCGGGCCGCTCGCCGTGAGCAGCGCGAACCTGACCGGTGAGCCGGCCGCCACCACGATCGAGGACGCCGAGCGGATGCTGGGCACGTCCGTCAGCGTCTACCTCGACGCCGGTCAGAGCCCCGGGGGCACCGCGTCCACCATCCTCGACGTCACGGGCGCGACGCCCCGCATCCTGCGCGAGGGTCCGATCGGGCTCGACGTGCTCCACCGGTTCAACAACACGGTGGAGCCGCTCGGTGCGTGAGTACCTCGTCGTCTTCGGCGTCGCCCTGGGGGTGACCTACCTCCTCGCCTCGATCGCCAGGACGCTCGCGATGCGCTTCGGAGCCGTCGCCAAGGTGCGTGACCGCGACGTGCACGCGATCCCCACCCCGTACTTCGGGGGCCCCGCCATGCTCGGCGGGCTCGTCTCGGCCTACCTGGTGGCGACCCACCTGCCGTTCCTGTCCCGCAACGAGGACGCCGTCTTCGGCGACGCCCGCGCCGTCATCGTGGGCGGTGCCGTCATCTGCCTCGTCGGCGTGATCGACGACCTCTTCGAGCTCGACGCGCTCAGCAAGTTCGCCGGCCAGGTCATGGCCGGCGTCGTCGTCGTCGCGATGGGCCTGCAGTTCCTCTACCTGCCGCTGTACAACAACTACCTCGGACTCGACAACGCGCAGTCGATCATCTTCACGGTGCTGCTGATCGTCACCACCGCGAACGCCGTCAACTTCGTCGACGGCCTCGACGGGCTGGCCGCCGGCATGGTCGCGATCGGCGCGGTGGCCTTCTTCTCCTACGCCTTCTCCCTCGCGGTCGTGAACGGCGAGGCACGCGCCATCGGCGCCGCGCTGCTCACGGCCGCCCTGGCGGGCGCCTGCCTCGGCATCCTGCCGCACAACTTCTTCCCGGCCCGCATGTTCATCGGCGACTCCGGGTCGATGCTGATCGGCTTCGTGCTCGCGTGCTCCTCGATCAGCCTCACGGGACAGTTCCCGGCCACCAGCCTGTCCGAGGGCGTCGGTGGCGGGGCGGCGAGCTTCCTGCCCGCCCTGCTGCCGCTCTTCCTGCCGTTCGCGATCCTCATCGTGCCGTTCGTCGACCTGGGTCTCGCGGTCGTGCGCCGCACCCGGGCGGGACGGTCGCCGTTCAGCCCCGACAAGATGCACATCCACCACCGGCTGCTCGAGATCGGGCACTCGCACCGTCGTGCCGTGCTGCTCATGTACGCCGCCGCCGGCCTGGTGGCCTTCGGCAGCGTCGTGGTGAGCCTGTTCAGCGGCTGGCAGTCGATCGTCGGGTTCGGCGTGCTGAGCGTGCTCACGGCCGCGGCCGTCTTCGTGCTCCCACGGCTCGAGCAGCGCGTCTGGGACGGCTCGTGAGGTCCGCAGATCGGTCGGCCCTCGGCTCGCAGGCCCTGGCGTACGGGGCCGTCGTGGCTCTTGCCGCCGTCGCGGGGCTCGCCGTGCGGGGGACCGCCGGGCTGCTGGGCGCCCTGCTCGCGGGTGTCGTCGTCGCGGTGTTCCTCGGCTCGACGCCCGTCGTCCTGAACCCGGTGGCGCGCTCGAGCCCGGTGCTCTCGCTCCCTGCGGCCGTGCTCTTCTTCCTCGTCAAGGCGTTCGCCGCCATGGCCGTGCTGTTCCTGCTCTTCGACGTCGGGGGAGTGGCCGAGCACGTCGACCGGCGCACCTTCGGGCTCGCCGCAGTGGTGTGCAGCCTGGTCTGGACCGCCTTGGCGCTGTGGTCCTTCCGGCGCCGCCGGGTCCTCACCTATGACCTGGGCGACACCCCGTCGTGACCCCCTGGTAGCCTCACTCATGCGCCGGACCGGATCCGCCCAGCGACCGGGCCCGACGTGAACGATGACGCTGGCCGTACTGCCGGATCGCCGACCTTCGTCGGAATCGACCGCGCCATGAGACAAAGGTGACCGAGTGACCCTCGCCTCGACCGCCCTGGTGGCTGCCGCTGACGGCCCGCCGCAGCCCGGCCCCGGGAGCTTCCTGCTCCCGCCGACGTTCACGATCGGCGGGTGGGAGGTCAACAAGCCCGAGCTGTTCCTCGTGCTGTCGCTGGTGATCGTCTTCGCCTTCGCCTACGCCACGAGCCGCAAGGCCCAGGTCGTGCCCGGGCGCCTGCAGTTCGCCGGAGAGCTCGTGTACGGGTTCATCCGCAACTCCATCGCGCGCGACAACATCGGCAGCGCCGACTACATGAAGTACGTGCCGTACCTCTTCACGGTCTTCCTCTTCGTGCTGGTCAACAACTTCTACGGCGTCATCCCGGTGATCCAGTTCCCGTCGATGTCGAAGTTCGGCTTCCCCGTCGCGCTGGCCCTGGTCACGTGGCTGATCTACAACGTCGCCGGCATCGGCCGCCACGGCTTCTTCGGCTACCTCAAGCACCAGACGGTCCCGGCCGGCGCCAAGGGCCCGATCCTGATCGCCCTGGTGCCGCTGGAGTTCCTCTCCAACATCATCGTGCGCCCCTTCACGCTGGCGCTGCGTCTCTTCGCGACCATGTTCGCCGGTCACCTGCTGATCCTGCTGTTCTCGCTGGGTGCCGCGTACCTGGTCACGGGCTACGCCAACGCCGCCATCGGCATCCCGGCCGGCGTGCTCTCCTTCGTGCTCGGCATCGGGGTCAGCTTCCTCGACATGCTGATCATGTTCCTGCAGGCCTACGTCTTCACGCTGCTGACCGCGATGTACATCGGCAGCGCGATCGCCGACGAGCACTGAGCTCGGCCGGCTCCATCCGACCACTTCTCGACCCGCACCAGACGCGTCCGCGTCGTCACGAAAGGAAAGAACCGTCATGAATGGTTCCATCGCCACCGTCGGCCTCGGCCTCGCTGCCATCGGCCCGGCCATCGCCGTCGGTCTGATCTTCGCCGCCTACGTCACGGGCGTCGCCCGTCAGCCCGAGGCGCAGGGCCGTCTCCAGGGCATCGCGATCTTCGGCTTCGTCCTCGCGGAGCAGTTCTTCATCATCGCGCTGGCCCTCGCCTTCGTCTTCGGCTACAACTGATCCTCTGCTAAGGGAGATTCACCATGAGCGCGATCCTGGTCGCAGCAGCTGAGGGGGAGGAGCACAACCCCCTGATCCCGGAGCTGCCGGAGATCGTCCTGGGCCTGGTGGTCCTGGGGATCCTCTTCCTCCTGATCCGCAAGTTCGTCGTGCCCAACTTCGAGAAGGCCTTCGCCGAGCGCACGGCCGCGATCGAGGGCGGGATCGAGGAGGCCAAGTCGGCGCAGCAGGAGGCCCAGGCCGCGCTCGAGCAGTACACGGCG from Aeromicrobium erythreum encodes:
- a CDS encoding glycosyltransferase family 4 protein, whose translation is MREYLVVFGVALGVTYLLASIARTLAMRFGAVAKVRDRDVHAIPTPYFGGPAMLGGLVSAYLVATHLPFLSRNEDAVFGDARAVIVGGAVICLVGVIDDLFELDALSKFAGQVMAGVVVVAMGLQFLYLPLYNNYLGLDNAQSIIFTVLLIVTTANAVNFVDGLDGLAAGMVAIGAVAFFSYAFSLAVVNGEARAIGAALLTAALAGACLGILPHNFFPARMFIGDSGSMLIGFVLACSSISLTGQFPATSLSEGVGGGAASFLPALLPLFLPFAILIVPFVDLGLAVVRRTRAGRSPFSPDKMHIHHRLLEIGHSHRRAVLLMYAAAGLVAFGSVVVSLFSGWQSIVGFGVLSVLTAAAVFVLPRLEQRVWDGS
- the atpB gene encoding F0F1 ATP synthase subunit A — its product is MTLASTALVAAADGPPQPGPGSFLLPPTFTIGGWEVNKPELFLVLSLVIVFAFAYATSRKAQVVPGRLQFAGELVYGFIRNSIARDNIGSADYMKYVPYLFTVFLFVLVNNFYGVIPVIQFPSMSKFGFPVALALVTWLIYNVAGIGRHGFFGYLKHQTVPAGAKGPILIALVPLEFLSNIIVRPFTLALRLFATMFAGHLLILLFSLGAAYLVTGYANAAIGIPAGVLSFVLGIGVSFLDMLIMFLQAYVFTLLTAMYIGSAIADEH
- a CDS encoding ATP synthase F0 subunit C, which codes for MNGSIATVGLGLAAIGPAIAVGLIFAAYVTGVARQPEAQGRLQGIAIFGFVLAEQFFIIALALAFVFGYN